One region of Acidovorax sp. T1 genomic DNA includes:
- a CDS encoding GntR family transcriptional regulator has product MKSELSNFQTLNDRMAELIRQKIVHGEFTPGQRLSEAALSESLEISRNTLREVFRLLTKEGLLKHEPNRGVFVAIPSIASIIDIYRVRRLIECQALAQAYPRHPAKKHLRDAVEMALRCRDADDWQGVGTANMEFHMAIVELADSERLNVMFSHLLAELRLAFGLLNDPEFLHMPYVEMNVNILELFEAGKLQEASAALNEYLVHSERIVLAVYARRISDGGQSR; this is encoded by the coding sequence ATGAAGTCAGAACTGAGCAATTTTCAAACACTGAATGACCGCATGGCGGAGCTGATCCGCCAGAAGATCGTGCACGGGGAGTTCACGCCGGGCCAGCGCCTGTCTGAGGCGGCCCTGAGCGAGAGCCTGGAGATATCGCGCAACACCCTGCGCGAGGTGTTCCGCCTGCTGACCAAGGAGGGGCTGCTCAAGCACGAGCCTAACCGGGGCGTGTTTGTGGCCATCCCCAGCATCGCATCCATCATCGACATCTACCGCGTGCGCCGGTTGATTGAATGCCAGGCCCTGGCCCAGGCCTACCCCCGCCACCCCGCAAAAAAGCACCTGCGCGACGCCGTGGAAATGGCCCTGCGCTGCCGCGATGCAGACGACTGGCAGGGCGTGGGCACGGCCAACATGGAGTTCCACATGGCCATTGTGGAGCTGGCCGACAGCGAGCGCCTGAACGTGATGTTCTCGCACCTGCTGGCCGAGCTGCGGCTGGCCTTTGGGCTGCTCAACGACCCGGAATTTCTGCACATGCCTTATGTGGAGATGAACGTGAATATCCTGGAACTGTTCGAGGCAGGCAAGCTGCAAGAGGCGTCTGCCGCGCTCAACGAGTACCTGGTGCATTCCGAGCGCATCGTGCTGGCGGTGTACGCACGGCGGATTTCGGATGGCGGGCAGTCCAGGTAA
- a CDS encoding DUF979 domain-containing protein, translating into MILSIQYLYYLVGAVLAFTSIATFTDSSNPKRVSSGLFWGLYALVFLVGDRLPPLWVGVGAVAMALIAGFGGVAGGQHKSPSVAEYAASAKRLGNKLFAPALAIPLVTMIGTLSAKHLSVGGVPLLDPKNTTLVSLGVGCVLSLALVCWLTRETPAQGMRESRRLTDALGWALVLPQMLGMLGLVFSDAGVGKAVAYVTTTYINMDLRFVAVAVYVIGMALFTIIMGNGFAAFPVMTGGVGVPVLVGVYHGDPAVMAAIGMLSGYCGTLLTPMAANFNIVPAALLELPDKNAVIRAQVPTALVLLTVNVFLLYFLMFR; encoded by the coding sequence ATGATTCTCTCTATCCAATACCTGTACTACCTGGTGGGTGCCGTGCTGGCCTTCACGTCCATCGCCACATTCACCGACAGCAGCAACCCCAAGCGCGTGAGCAGCGGCTTGTTCTGGGGCCTGTATGCCCTGGTGTTCCTGGTGGGCGACCGGTTGCCCCCGCTGTGGGTGGGCGTGGGCGCCGTGGCCATGGCATTGATTGCGGGCTTTGGCGGCGTGGCCGGTGGCCAGCACAAAAGCCCCAGCGTGGCCGAGTACGCGGCCAGCGCCAAGCGCCTGGGCAACAAGCTGTTTGCTCCGGCCCTGGCGATTCCGCTGGTCACCATGATCGGCACCTTGTCGGCCAAGCACCTGTCGGTGGGCGGCGTGCCGCTGCTGGACCCCAAGAACACCACGCTGGTGAGCCTGGGCGTGGGCTGCGTGCTGTCGCTGGCGCTGGTGTGCTGGCTGACGCGTGAAACCCCCGCACAGGGCATGCGCGAATCGCGCCGCCTGACCGATGCCCTGGGCTGGGCCCTGGTGCTGCCGCAAATGCTGGGCATGCTGGGTCTCGTCTTCTCGGACGCGGGTGTGGGCAAGGCCGTGGCCTATGTCACCACCACCTACATCAACATGGACCTGCGCTTTGTGGCCGTGGCCGTGTATGTGATTGGCATGGCGCTGTTCACCATCATCATGGGCAACGGCTTTGCCGCTTTCCCGGTGATGACGGGCGGCGTGGGCGTGCCCGTGCTGGTGGGCGTGTACCACGGTGACCCCGCAGTGATGGCGGCCATTGGCATGCTGTCGGGCTATTGCGGCACACTGCTGACGCCCATGGCGGCCAACTTCAACATCGTGCCCGCCGCGCTGCTGGAACTGCCAGACAAGAACGCCGTCATCCGTGCCCAGGTGCCCACGGCCCTGGTGTTGCTCACGGTCAACGTGTTTTTGCTGTACTTCCTGATGTTCCGCTAA
- a CDS encoding LamB/YcsF family protein — MTTMDLNSDLGESLGAWTMGDDAAMLEIVSSANVACGFHAGDPVGILQTLRAAAARGVVVGAHVAYPDLKGFGRRSMDISSAELVADVIYQIGALQGLAAAAGTAVRYVKPHGALYNTIAQDARQAKDVITALRAINPQLTLVALAGSPLVQWARDAGLRVVSEAFADRAYTPLGALVSRREKGAVLHDPAVIAQRMVRLVREGVVEAIDGSTVRIEADSICVHGDSPDAVGIARELRKRFEADGIKIASFMASFMAAAQG, encoded by the coding sequence ATGACAACAATGGACCTCAACAGCGACCTGGGCGAAAGTCTGGGCGCCTGGACGATGGGCGATGACGCCGCGATGCTGGAGATTGTCAGCAGCGCCAATGTGGCCTGCGGCTTTCATGCGGGCGACCCTGTCGGCATATTGCAAACCCTGCGCGCCGCCGCAGCGCGCGGCGTGGTGGTGGGCGCCCACGTGGCCTACCCAGATCTCAAGGGCTTTGGCCGTCGCAGCATGGACATCTCCAGCGCCGAGCTGGTGGCCGATGTGATCTACCAGATTGGTGCCCTGCAAGGGCTGGCGGCGGCTGCGGGCACTGCGGTGCGCTACGTCAAGCCGCACGGCGCGCTGTATAACACCATTGCCCAAGATGCCCGCCAGGCCAAGGACGTGATCACCGCCCTTCGCGCCATCAACCCGCAGTTAACGCTGGTGGCCCTGGCCGGATCGCCCCTGGTGCAGTGGGCCCGCGATGCGGGCCTGCGCGTGGTGTCCGAAGCCTTTGCCGACCGTGCCTACACCCCGCTGGGCGCGCTGGTGTCGCGCCGCGAAAAAGGCGCCGTGCTGCACGACCCTGCAGTGATTGCCCAGCGCATGGTGCGCCTGGTGCGCGAGGGTGTGGTCGAAGCCATTGACGGCAGCACCGTGCGCATCGAGGCCGATTCGATCTGCGTGCACGGCGACAGCCCCGATGCCGTGGGCATTGCCCGTGAGTTGCGCAAGCGCTTTGAGGCCGATGGCATCAAGATCGCTTCGTTCATGGCCTCATTCATGGCCGCGGCCCAGGGGTAA
- a CDS encoding DUF969 domain-containing protein → MLSDVNLWPLIGVAIIIVGFVLRFNPMLVVIVTAVGTALAAGFPIDKILATIGTGFIKTRNLPLIILLPLAVIGLLERHGLRQHAQNWISSIQSATAGRLLIVYLAARQLTAAIGLTSLGGHPQMVRPLLAPMAEGATEARYGTLPERIRHKLRAFSAATDNVGLFFGEDIFVAFGAIVLMTTFLHEAGIDVEPLHVAFWGIPTAVCAFLIHAWRLYRLDGVLARELKAEGIEPLSASAASSNKAA, encoded by the coding sequence ATGCTTAGTGACGTCAATCTGTGGCCGCTCATCGGGGTGGCCATCATCATCGTGGGCTTTGTCCTGCGGTTTAACCCCATGCTGGTCGTGATCGTCACGGCCGTGGGCACCGCCCTGGCAGCCGGGTTTCCCATCGACAAAATCCTCGCCACCATCGGCACAGGTTTCATCAAGACGCGCAACCTGCCGCTCATCATCTTGCTGCCCCTGGCGGTGATTGGCCTGCTCGAGCGCCATGGCCTGCGCCAGCATGCGCAAAACTGGATCAGCTCCATCCAATCGGCCACCGCAGGCCGCCTGCTCATCGTGTACCTGGCTGCGCGCCAGCTCACCGCTGCCATTGGCCTGACCAGCCTGGGTGGCCACCCGCAAATGGTGCGCCCGCTGCTGGCGCCCATGGCCGAAGGCGCCACCGAGGCGCGCTACGGCACGCTGCCAGAGCGCATTCGCCACAAGCTGCGCGCCTTCTCGGCCGCGACGGACAACGTGGGCCTGTTCTTTGGCGAAGACATCTTCGTGGCTTTTGGCGCCATCGTGCTGATGACCACCTTCCTGCACGAAGCGGGCATTGATGTGGAGCCACTGCACGTTGCGTTCTGGGGCATCCCCACGGCGGTCTGTGCGTTCCTGATCCACGCCTGGCGCCTGTACCGCCTGGACGGCGTGCTGGCCCGTGAGCTGAAGGCCGAGGGCATCGAGCCCTTGTCCGCCTCTGCAGCTTCTTCCAACAAAGCTGCCTGA
- a CDS encoding hybrid sensor histidine kinase/response regulator, which yields MPLSSASLAPADAAPVQPSGQDVDAQAPQQVVKVRRDYNSWVATETMEDYALRYTPQRFRKWSEWRVANTAFGAASFLILEAVGATLLVQYGFINAFWAIVATGLIIFLAGLPISVYAARYGVDMDLLTRGAGFGYIGSTLTSLIYASFTFIFFALEAAVMAYALELALDIPPTWGYLICAIVVIPLVTHGVSAISRLQVWTQPLWLVMLVVPFVYVLVRDPGAFSGVVHYGGESMRGATFKLPLFGAALTVGIALITQMGEQADYLRFMPASTPATRGRWWLGVLVGGPGWVVLGVLKMLGGALLAYLALTHMVPADRAVDPNQMYLAAYEYVFPNYGWAVAATALFVVISQLKINVTNAYAGSLAWSNFFSRLTHSHPGRVVWVVFNTLIAFMLMEMNVFRAMGEVLGLYSNIAIAWIMSVVADLVINKPLGLSPKGIEFKRAHLYDINPVGVGSMALASILSISAHLGLFGPLAQAFSAVIAMAVAFVTAPLIAWATGGRYYIARPSEPAALTDVVAVPLHGPLRRNAQGDLGSYVRYTVQRCVICEREYEAPDMAQCPAYRGAICSLCCTLDARCGDLCKPHASMAVQWSAALRWVLPRAMWRYLDTGLGHFLLLMLVIAPLLASVMGLLYHQELNTIAQAATDTEVMAAPEVALRSGLLKAYLALLVISGIVAWWLVLAHKSRQVAQEESNRQTGLLVREIELHRQTDEALQTARSVAEQARQVAEAAQRAADQANQAKSRYISSISHEIRTPLNSILGYAQLMGEDAGVPPHRKQAVHVIRRGGEHLLSLIEGTLDIARIESGKLTLDVTPMRFADGLHEMASLFELQAAAKGLAFQFDVLGVIPEVVRADEKRLRQILINLLGNAVKFTAQGTVTLRVRYAREMARIEVQDTGPGLTAEEIERIFEPFARGGSGGGSTAAAPGAGLGLTIAKMLTVLMGGELTVGSTPGVGSVFQVKLFLPEVHADALGKAGAAALPRPARVRTGYVGERRRILVVDNEEPDRELLVQLLEPLGFALRQAASGHDALDLLATGYRPHAIFMDLAMPGIDGWETLRRVRQMRLPDVHCAIVSANAFDKALDNDVGIRPEDFIVKPVRHTELLDWLERRLGLQWLQDEAAAAPAPTGATAAPAPLTYPDAAALSALAQVVTLGYYRGILNTLDDIERSQPAHSAFVVTMRQLAKQFQFDAMGQILEQAPS from the coding sequence ATGCCACTTTCCTCCGCTTCTCTTGCTCCCGCCGATGCTGCGCCGGTGCAGCCGTCGGGGCAGGATGTGGATGCGCAAGCCCCCCAGCAGGTCGTCAAGGTGCGCCGCGACTACAACAGCTGGGTGGCCACCGAGACCATGGAGGATTACGCGCTGCGCTACACGCCGCAGCGCTTTCGCAAGTGGTCGGAATGGCGGGTGGCCAACACGGCGTTCGGCGCCGCGTCGTTCCTGATCCTGGAGGCCGTGGGCGCCACGCTGCTGGTGCAGTACGGCTTCATCAACGCCTTCTGGGCCATCGTGGCCACGGGGCTCATCATCTTCCTGGCGGGCCTGCCCATCAGCGTGTATGCGGCCCGCTATGGCGTGGACATGGATTTGCTCACGCGCGGCGCGGGCTTTGGTTACATCGGCTCCACGCTCACTTCGCTGATCTACGCGAGCTTCACCTTCATCTTCTTCGCGCTCGAAGCGGCCGTGATGGCCTATGCGCTGGAGCTGGCGCTCGACATCCCGCCCACCTGGGGCTACCTCATCTGCGCCATTGTGGTGATTCCGCTGGTCACCCACGGTGTGTCGGCCATCAGCCGCCTGCAGGTGTGGACGCAGCCGCTGTGGCTGGTGATGCTGGTGGTGCCGTTTGTCTATGTGTTGGTGCGTGATCCTGGTGCGTTTTCTGGAGTTGTGCACTACGGTGGTGAATCAATGCGCGGTGCCACGTTCAAATTGCCCTTGTTTGGTGCAGCACTCACGGTGGGCATTGCGCTCATCACCCAGATGGGAGAGCAAGCCGACTACCTGCGCTTCATGCCCGCCAGCACACCGGCCACGCGCGGGCGCTGGTGGCTGGGCGTGCTGGTGGGCGGGCCGGGCTGGGTGGTGCTGGGGGTGCTCAAGATGCTGGGCGGTGCGCTGCTGGCCTACCTGGCGCTCACCCACATGGTGCCGGCCGACCGGGCGGTGGACCCGAACCAGATGTACCTGGCCGCCTATGAATACGTCTTTCCGAACTACGGCTGGGCGGTGGCGGCCACGGCGTTGTTTGTGGTGATTTCGCAGCTCAAGATCAATGTGACCAATGCCTATGCGGGGTCGCTCGCGTGGTCCAACTTTTTTTCGCGCCTCACGCACAGCCACCCGGGGCGCGTGGTGTGGGTGGTGTTCAACACGCTCATCGCCTTCATGCTGATGGAGATGAACGTGTTCCGCGCCATGGGCGAAGTGCTGGGGTTGTACTCCAACATCGCCATCGCCTGGATCATGTCCGTGGTGGCCGACCTCGTCATCAACAAGCCGCTGGGCCTGTCGCCCAAGGGCATCGAGTTCAAGCGCGCGCACCTGTATGACATCAACCCGGTGGGCGTGGGCTCGATGGCGCTGGCGTCCATCCTTTCCATCAGCGCGCACCTGGGGTTGTTCGGCCCGTTGGCGCAGGCGTTCTCGGCCGTGATCGCGATGGCGGTGGCCTTTGTCACCGCACCGCTCATCGCCTGGGCCACCGGGGGGCGCTACTACATTGCGCGCCCATCGGAACCCGCTGCGCTGACCGACGTGGTGGCGGTGCCCCTGCACGGCCCGCTGCGCCGCAATGCGCAGGGCGACCTGGGCAGCTACGTGCGCTACACCGTACAGCGCTGCGTGATCTGCGAGCGCGAGTACGAAGCGCCCGACATGGCCCAGTGCCCCGCCTACCGGGGCGCCATCTGCTCACTGTGCTGCACGCTCGATGCGCGCTGCGGTGACCTGTGCAAGCCCCACGCCAGCATGGCGGTGCAGTGGTCTGCTGCCCTGCGCTGGGTGTTGCCGCGCGCCATGTGGCGCTACCTGGACACGGGCCTGGGCCACTTCCTGCTGCTGATGCTGGTGATTGCGCCACTGCTGGCCTCGGTGATGGGGCTGCTGTACCACCAGGAACTCAACACCATTGCGCAGGCGGCCACCGACACCGAGGTGATGGCCGCGCCCGAAGTGGCCTTGCGCTCTGGCCTGCTCAAGGCATATCTTGCGCTGCTGGTCATCTCGGGCATCGTGGCCTGGTGGCTGGTGCTGGCGCACAAGAGCCGCCAGGTGGCGCAGGAGGAATCCAACCGCCAGACCGGCCTGCTGGTGCGCGAGATCGAACTGCACCGCCAGACCGACGAGGCCCTGCAGACCGCCCGCAGCGTGGCCGAGCAGGCGCGCCAGGTGGCCGAAGCCGCGCAGCGCGCCGCCGACCAGGCCAACCAGGCCAAGAGCCGCTACATCAGCTCTATCAGCCACGAGATCCGCACGCCGCTCAACTCCATCCTGGGCTATGCCCAGCTGATGGGCGAGGACGCGGGCGTGCCGCCGCACCGCAAGCAGGCGGTGCATGTGATCCGCCGGGGTGGCGAGCACCTGCTGTCGCTCATCGAGGGCACGCTCGACATCGCGCGCATCGAATCGGGCAAGCTCACGCTGGATGTCACGCCCATGCGTTTTGCCGACGGCCTGCACGAGATGGCCAGCCTGTTCGAACTGCAGGCTGCCGCCAAGGGCCTGGCGTTTCAGTTCGATGTGCTGGGTGTGATTCCTGAAGTGGTGCGCGCCGATGAAAAGCGCCTGCGCCAGATTCTCATCAACCTGCTGGGCAATGCGGTCAAGTTCACCGCGCAGGGCACCGTCACGCTGCGCGTGCGCTATGCGCGCGAGATGGCGCGCATCGAGGTGCAGGACACCGGGCCGGGCCTGACGGCCGAGGAGATCGAGCGCATCTTCGAGCCCTTTGCGCGCGGCGGATCGGGCGGTGGCAGCACTGCGGCCGCGCCCGGCGCGGGCCTGGGCCTGACCATTGCCAAGATGCTTACCGTGCTCATGGGCGGCGAGCTGACGGTGGGCAGCACACCGGGTGTGGGCTCGGTGTTCCAGGTCAAACTCTTTTTGCCCGAGGTGCATGCCGATGCCTTGGGCAAGGCTGGGGCGGCGGCTTTGCCGCGCCCCGCCAGGGTCCGTACCGGCTACGTGGGCGAGCGCCGCCGCATCCTGGTGGTAGACAACGAAGAGCCTGACCGCGAGCTGCTGGTGCAACTGCTCGAACCCCTGGGCTTTGCGTTGCGCCAGGCCGCCAGCGGGCACGATGCGCTCGATTTGTTGGCCACCGGCTACCGGCCGCATGCGATCTTCATGGATCTGGCCATGCCGGGCATTGATGGGTGGGAGACGCTGCGACGTGTGCGGCAGATGCGGTTGCCGGACGTGCATTGCGCCATTGTTTCCGCCAACGCGTTCGACAAGGCGCTGGACAACGACGTAGGCATCCGCCCCGAAGATTTCATCGTCAAGCCCGTGCGCCACACAGAGCTGCTGGACTGGCTGGAACGTCGCCTTGGCTTGCAGTGGTTGCAAGATGAGGCCGCTGCAGCGCCTGCGCCAACGGGCGCAACCGCCGCGCCAGCACCCCTCACGTACCCTGATGCCGCTGCCCTGTCGGCCTTGGCCCAGGTGGTGACGCTGGGCTACTACCGTGGCATCCTCAACACCCTGGACGACATCGAACGCAGCCAACCCGCCCACAGTGCGTTCGTAGTCACCATGCGGCAACTGGCCAAGCAGTTCCAGTTCGATGCAATGGGCCAGATCCTGGAACAGGCGCCCTCGTGA
- the pcp gene encoding pyroglutamyl-peptidase I, which produces MTQNVLLTGFEPFDKDPLNPSWEVARALDGWQPATPASAGGACTVRAVQLPCVFGDAIARLEQAVAQWQPTLVICLGLAGGRTEITPERVAINVDDARIPDNAGRQPVDTAVHADGPVAYFSTLPVKAMVRDMRAQGVPAAVSNTAGTFVCNHIFYALMHHLATRAGGASGAISGAAPGTAAGGAAGSGAVRGGFIHVPTLPELAALHPGMPSMALATQVRGLQVAIETALAVQADVREVGGALH; this is translated from the coding sequence ATGACGCAGAACGTGCTGCTCACCGGCTTTGAGCCGTTTGACAAAGACCCGCTCAACCCCTCGTGGGAAGTGGCCCGCGCGCTGGACGGCTGGCAGCCAGCCACACCAGCATCCGCCGGTGGTGCCTGCACCGTGCGCGCAGTGCAGCTGCCCTGCGTCTTTGGCGATGCCATTGCCCGCCTGGAGCAGGCGGTTGCGCAGTGGCAGCCCACGCTGGTGATCTGCCTGGGCCTGGCCGGTGGGCGCACCGAGATCACCCCCGAGCGCGTGGCCATCAACGTGGACGACGCCCGCATCCCCGACAACGCTGGGCGCCAGCCGGTGGACACGGCGGTGCACGCCGATGGCCCGGTCGCGTACTTCTCCACCTTGCCCGTCAAGGCCATGGTGCGCGACATGCGGGCCCAGGGTGTGCCCGCTGCGGTGTCCAACACGGCGGGCACCTTTGTGTGCAACCACATCTTCTATGCGCTGATGCACCACCTGGCTACGCGGGCGGGTGGCGCATCAGGGGCGATATCGGGGGCAGCACCGGGTACTGCAGCGGGTGGTGCGGCGGGCTCCGGCGCGGTGCGCGGGGGCTTTATTCATGTGCCTACCTTGCCCGAACTGGCGGCATTGCACCCCGGCATGCCCAGCATGGCCTTGGCTACGCAGGTACGCGGCTTGCAAGTGGCCATCGAAACCGCGCTGGCCGTGCAGGCCGATGTGCGCGAAGTGGGCGGCGCGCTGCACTGA
- a CDS encoding response regulator, whose product MTTAKPPSFPAPAAPAAALDRADSDVVLIVDDVPDNLAVLHDALDESGYTVLVATHGEAALQRAAQALPDIVLLDAMMPGMDGFEVARRLKASPATAHIPIIFMTGLTETEHLVAALEAGGIDYVTKPIKPREVMARMQVHLGAARKARQDARQAREARNALDAFGYASITVRAVDGRIVWQTPLARELLQSYFGEVGPDGVPTAFGQWAPEPVQAWLRRHVLADNAAELLAASLAEPPRLAVEQGARRLTFRLHQQAGDSAGGGDWLIVMREVSDAKIIESMSLSFKLTAREAEVLYWVVKGKINRDIGDILGASPATVKKHLERVFAKLGVETRTAAAAMAMNRIRQLHPQFEG is encoded by the coding sequence ATGACCACTGCCAAGCCACCTTCTTTCCCGGCGCCTGCAGCGCCCGCTGCGGCGCTGGATCGCGCCGACAGCGACGTGGTGCTCATCGTGGACGACGTGCCCGACAACCTTGCCGTGCTGCACGACGCGCTCGACGAATCGGGTTACACGGTGCTGGTCGCCACGCATGGCGAGGCCGCGTTGCAGCGCGCTGCGCAGGCACTGCCCGACATCGTGCTGCTCGACGCCATGATGCCCGGCATGGACGGCTTCGAGGTCGCAAGGCGCCTGAAGGCATCGCCTGCCACCGCGCACATCCCCATCATCTTCATGACGGGCCTCACCGAAACCGAGCACCTGGTGGCTGCGCTGGAAGCCGGGGGCATCGACTACGTCACCAAGCCCATCAAGCCGCGCGAGGTGATGGCCCGCATGCAGGTGCACCTGGGCGCCGCCCGCAAGGCCCGGCAGGACGCCCGCCAGGCCCGCGAGGCGCGCAACGCACTCGACGCCTTTGGCTACGCCAGCATCACCGTGCGCGCAGTGGACGGCCGCATCGTGTGGCAGACCCCGCTGGCGCGCGAGCTGCTGCAAAGCTACTTTGGCGAGGTGGGCCCCGATGGTGTGCCCACCGCCTTTGGTCAATGGGCGCCCGAGCCCGTGCAGGCCTGGCTGCGCCGCCATGTGCTGGCCGACAACGCCGCCGAGCTGCTGGCCGCATCGCTGGCCGAGCCGCCGCGCCTGGCGGTAGAGCAGGGCGCCCGCAGGCTCACCTTCCGCCTGCACCAGCAGGCGGGTGACAGCGCAGGCGGTGGCGACTGGCTCATCGTGATGCGCGAGGTGTCGGACGCCAAGATCATCGAATCCATGAGTCTGTCCTTCAAGCTCACCGCGCGCGAGGCCGAGGTGCTGTACTGGGTGGTCAAGGGCAAGATCAACCGCGACATTGGCGACATCCTGGGCGCCAGCCCCGCCACGGTGAAGAAGCACCTGGAGCGTGTGTTTGCCAAGCTGGGCGTGGAGACCCGCACGGCTGCAGCTGCCATGGCCATGAACCGCATCCGGCAGTTGCATCCGCAGTTTGAGGGGTGA
- a CDS encoding urease subunit beta has translation MIPGELFTEPGEHPLNTGRRTLTLVVRNTGDRPIQVGSHYHFAETNNALGFDRAAARGMRLNIASGTAVRFEPGQQRTVELVDYAGERRVYGFQGLTQGAL, from the coding sequence ATGATCCCAGGCGAACTCTTCACCGAACCCGGCGAACACCCGCTCAACACCGGCCGCCGCACGCTGACCTTGGTGGTGCGCAACACCGGCGACCGCCCCATCCAGGTGGGATCGCACTACCACTTTGCCGAGACCAACAACGCCCTGGGCTTTGACCGCGCCGCCGCGCGCGGCATGCGGCTGAACATTGCATCGGGCACCGCCGTGCGTTTTGAGCCCGGCCAGCAGCGCACGGTAGAGCTGGTGGACTACGCGGGCGAGCGCCGCGTGTATGGCTTTCAGGGCCTGACGCAGGGCGCACTGTAG
- a CDS encoding HupE/UreJ family protein, whose product MRIAHTHRHTVALIFIAISAVSTSAIAHTGAESHIHHSFLSGFAHPLFGLDHLAAMVAVGLWSALAARSAGRDLLWGPVGFAAMLLAGAVLGLQGVALPAVEPMIAASLLVTGLLVWSRLRVPGLVAALGVGVFAVFHGVAHGHELAGSDSAWQTLAGMLTATVLLHSAGLAAGWALRHRHVWLARAAGAGVAAFGGALLAQMA is encoded by the coding sequence ATGCGCATCGCACACACACACCGCCACACAGTCGCTCTTATTTTTATAGCAATCAGCGCAGTATCCACAAGCGCTATCGCCCATACAGGGGCTGAATCCCACATCCACCACAGTTTTCTGAGCGGTTTTGCCCACCCGCTCTTTGGCCTGGACCACCTGGCCGCCATGGTGGCCGTGGGCCTGTGGAGCGCCCTGGCCGCACGCAGCGCCGGGCGCGATCTGCTGTGGGGCCCCGTGGGTTTTGCAGCCATGCTGCTGGCGGGCGCCGTGCTGGGGTTGCAGGGCGTGGCACTGCCTGCGGTAGAGCCGATGATTGCCGCGTCGCTGCTGGTCACCGGCCTGCTCGTGTGGTCGCGCCTTCGCGTGCCCGGCCTCGTGGCCGCGCTGGGCGTGGGGGTGTTTGCGGTGTTCCACGGCGTGGCCCACGGCCACGAGCTGGCGGGCAGCGACAGCGCCTGGCAAACCCTGGCGGGGATGCTGACGGCCACCGTGCTGCTGCACAGCGCAGGCCTGGCGGCTGGCTGGGCCCTGCGCCACCGCCATGTGTGGCTGGCACGCGCAGCCGGCGCTGGCGTGGCCGCGTTCGGCGGTGCGCTGCTGGCGCAAATGGCCTGA
- a CDS encoding urease subunit gamma has product MELTPREKDKLLIFTAALLAERRKARGLKLNYPEAMALISAAVMEGARDGKTVAQLMSEGRTVLTRADVMDGIAEMIPDIQVEATFPDGTKLVTVHQPIV; this is encoded by the coding sequence ATGGAACTGACTCCTCGCGAAAAAGACAAGCTGCTGATCTTCACCGCCGCCCTGCTGGCCGAGCGCCGCAAGGCCCGGGGCCTCAAGCTCAACTACCCCGAGGCCATGGCCCTGATCAGCGCCGCCGTGATGGAAGGTGCCCGCGACGGCAAGACCGTGGCGCAACTCATGAGCGAAGGCCGCACCGTGCTGACCCGCGCCGATGTGATGGACGGCATCGCCGAAATGATTCCGGACATCCAGGTGGAGGCCACCTTCCCTGACGGCACCAAGCTCGTCACCGTGCATCAGCCGATCGTTTGA